A single window of Salvia splendens isolate huo1 chromosome 6, SspV2, whole genome shotgun sequence DNA harbors:
- the LOC121806594 gene encoding uncharacterized protein LOC121806594, producing MMLLLITSSLQYLDFAVLLDQLKFMVIILAILAAQISLSISIIGGSKMEVMSKFLIASILMWTVPIAVLYGFNNNLFPGSASLSQESLTLWSGILAVISVNVVIVLYIISAMKEPSDKHEPDPRFLADAKASIKQQPGTTEVDSSSDRAKQE from the exons ATGATGCTCTTATTGATAACAAGTTCATTACAGTATCTAGACTTTGCTGttttacttgatcaactcaaatTCATGGTTATCATATTGGCTATACTTGCCGCTCAAATATCGCTATCGATTTCCATA ATTGGAGGATCTAAAATGGAAGTCATGAGCAAGTTCTTAATTGCATCGATACTTATGTGGACCGTGCCTATTGCAGTTTTATATGGGTTCAACAATAATTTATTCCCTG GTTCAGCTAGCTTGTCCCAGGAGTCCCTGACACTGTGGAGTGGAATCCTTGCAGTGATCTCTGTAAACGTGGTTATCGTACTCTACATCATCTCAGCCATGAAAGAGCCCTCAGACAAACACGAGCCGGATCCTAGATTCTTAGCAGATGCAAAGGCTAGTATAAAGCAGCAGCCAGGAACAACTGAAGTTGATTCATCATCAGACCGTGCAAAACAAGAGTAG
- the LOC121806226 gene encoding hydroxypyruvate reductase-like, producing the protein MYRIIASPFSRILRALVGENQPVITALKGTTSSYRVEAHHQLLCSSSPGLLRQFQRMSRESSKPITRVLFCGPHFPASHNYTMEYLQSYPFIKVDAVPIDEIRDVIGNYDICVVKSMRLNSDIIARANKMKLIMQFGVGLEGVDIDAATKHGIRVARIPSDYTGNATSCAEMAIYLMLGLLRKQHEMQVSIKEKKLGDPAGDTLLGKTVFILGYGNIGAHLAKRLRPFGVKILATKRSWHSFKSDNENGAHDEVVDEKGTHEDILKFASRADIVVCCLVMNKDTAGIVDNTFISSMREGALIINIARGGLLDYDAVLDHLKSGHLGGLGTDVAWKEPFDPDDTILKFPNVIMTPHVAGVTEYSYRSMAKVVGDVALRLHSGASMNSGLEFVN; encoded by the exons ATGTACCGTATAATTGCATCTCCGTTTTCAAGAATCTTGAGAGCTTTAGTTGGTGAAAACCAACCAGTCATCACAGCTCTAAAAGGCACAACATCATCGTATCGCGTCGAAGCTCACCATCAGCTTCTGTGTTCTTCTTCTCCAG GTTTATTGAGACAATTCCAGAGAATGAGTCGTGAGAGTAGCAAGCCAATTACCCGTGTTCTTTTCTGTGGGCCGCATTTTCCTGCTTCCCATAATTATACGATGGAGTATTTACAAAGCTATCCATTCATAAAG GTTGACGCTGTTCCCATTGATGAGATCCGAGATGTTATTGGGAATTATGATATTTGTGTTGTGAAAAGTATGAGGCTGAACTCGGACATCATTGCTAGGGCAAACAAAATGAAGCTTATTATGCAGTTTGGAGTTGGGCTCGAAG GTGTCGACATAGATGCTGCTACAAAACATGGAATCAGGGTTGCAAGGATCCCAAGCGATTACACCGGAAATGCCACTTCGTGTGCAGAAATGGCGATTTATTTGATGTTGGGCCTCCTCCGTAAGCAA CATGAAATGCAAGTTTCCATCAAGGAGAAAAAACTTGGAGATCCGGCTGGAGACACATTGCTAGGGAAAACG GTTTTCATTTTGGGATATGGAAACATTGGGGCCCACTTAGCAAAGCGATTGAGGCCCTTTGGCGTGAAGATACTTGCAACGAAGAGGAGTTGGCATTCGTTCAAATCCGATAATGAAAATGGTGCTCACGATGAAGTTGTGGATGAGAAGGGCACCCATGAAGACATTCTCAAGTTTGCAAGCCGCGCTGATATAGTAGTATGTTGCTTGGTGATGAACAAGGATACG GCCGGCATTGTAGACAACACGTTCATATCTTCCATGAGAGAG GGCGCTCTTATCATTAATATAGCGCGTGGAGGGCTGTTGGATTATGACGCAGTGCTTGATCACCTGAAATCAGGTCACTTGGGTGGGCTAGGGACAGACGTTGCTTGGAAAGAGCCGTTTGATCCTGACGACACCATTCTGAAGTTTCCGAATGTGATTATGACGCCTCACGTTGCTGGAGTCACCGAGTACTCTTATAGATCCATGGCTAAG GTTGTCGGAGATGTTGCCCTTCGACTACACTCAGGAGCATCTATGAATAGTGGGCTGGAATTTGTCAATTGA
- the LOC121806752 gene encoding protein TIC 40, chloroplastic-like, giving the protein MENLGMVSSPKIVLGLSPNPRNALISVSSKQSAGLPNLLRKTGKSCRKSNPSHSVSVVSLFEPRKPTKTIVAEKVQRDCFASIASSGQQTSSVGVNPQISAPPTSQVCSPLFWIGVGVGFSALFSWVAGRVKKYAMEQALKTFTQQMNTQNNPFGNTAFAPGSPFPFSPPSPPQSTSPTSDSFKSGAPSFKSGAPAASQSITDIPATKVEDPPSTSVNNKVEPQDAPKKYAFVDVSPEETVQKSAFEDYKESAQTDSSNNYSQQSEQVPQNGTPSNQGTRASDGPSTSTPLLSVDALEKMMEDPTVQKMVFPYLPEEMRNPTTFKWMLQNPVYRQQLQDMLNNMGGNPEWDNRMMDTLKNFDLSSPEIKQQFDQIGLTPDEVISKIMANPDVAMAFQNPRVQAAILDCSQNPLSIAKYQNDKEVMDVFNKISELFPGTSP; this is encoded by the exons ATGGAGAATTTGGGCATGGTTTCGTCTCCCAAAATAGTATTAGGACTCTCCCCAAATCCCAGGAACGCACTAATTTCAGTTTCCAGCAAACAATCCGCAGGTCTTCCAAATTTACTCAGAAAAACTGGGAAAAGTTGCAGAAAGAGCAATCCTTCTCATTCTGTCTCTGTAGTTTCTCTCTTCGAGCCGCGCAAACCCACCAAAACTATTG TGGCGGAGAAAGTTCAAAGGGATTGTTTTGCTAGCATTGCTTCTAGTGGCCAACAAACATCGTCTGTTGGTGTGAATCCACAGATTTCAGCTCCACCTACTTCTCAAGT GTGCTCACCTCTTTTCTGGattggtgttggtgttggttTCTCAGCACTTTTTTCATGG GTGGCTGGAAGAGTAAAG AAATATGCAATGGAACAAGCTCTCAAGACCTTCACACAACAGATGAATACTCAAAATAACCCATTTGGGAACACTGCCTTTGCACCTGGCTCACCCTTCCCATTTTCACCACCATCACCACCCCAATCAACGAGTCCAACATCGGATTCATTCAAGAGTGGAGCCCCTTCCTTTAAGAGTGGAGCTCCTGCCGCATCTCAATCAATAACTGATATACCTGCAACAAAAGTGGAGGATCCTCCGTCCACATCTGTCAATAATAAAGTAGAACCGCAGGATGCACCAAAGAAATATG CTTTCGTAGATGTCTCCCCTGAGGAGACGGTGCAGAAAAGTGCTTTTGAAGACTACAAGGAATCAGCTCAGACAGATTCATCCAATAATTACTCACAGCAATCTGAGCAA GTTCCCCAAAATGGCACGCCTTCAAACCAAGGAACAAGGGCATCAGATGGTCCCTCCACTA GTACCCCCCTCCTGTCAGTGGATGCATTGGAGAAAATGATGGAAGATCCAACAGTGCAGAAAATGGTTTTCCC ATACCTGCCAGAGGAGATGAGGAATCCCACCACCTTTAAAT GGATGCTTCAAAATCCAGTTTACCGTCAACAACTTCAGGATATGTT AAATAACATGGGTGGAAATCCTGAATGGGACAATCGCATGATGGATACGTTGAAGAACTTTGATCTCAGCAGCCCTGAGATCAAACAACAGTTCG ATCAAATAGGCCTCACTCCGGATGAAGTCATATCTAAAATCATGGCTAATCCCGACGTTGCTATGGCGTTTCAAAATCCAAGAGTTCAAGCAGCCATCTTAGAC TGCTCTCAGAACCCTCTAAGTATTGCCAAGTATCAAAATGACAAAGAG GTTATGGACGTGTTCAATAAAATATCTGAACTCTTCCCTGGAACTTCTCCTTAA
- the LOC121809151 gene encoding serine/threonine-protein phosphatase 7 long form homolog, which produces MKVDNELITALIERWRPETHTFHLPIGETTITLEDVQAIWGLRADGVVFTGRDYHDNFPDWTSKCRDLLGWIPDSSTETKQGGLLMTALINQTRMPLGDDLPTYVYIQRARIHALILLGGLILPDTTGCKVPFMWLNGLGDPEEVKNISWGSAALAYLYHYLCEASMDKRKELGGPMILLQLWAWERMPTLRPAFIGPKVHEPYTPCGARWRGTTQIGNAPRHSVEHYRDQSLQFIPKSSIHSKVFNF; this is translated from the exons ATGAAGGTCGACAATGAGCTGATCACGGCGttgattgagcgttggaggccggAGACACACACATTCCATCTACCGATCGGTGAGACGACGATcaccttggaagatgtgcaagccaTCTGGGGCTTGAGGGCGGATGGCGTCGTTTTCACGGGTCGTGACTATCATGACAACTTTCCAGATTGGACCAGCAAGTGCCGCGatctgttgggatggataccagaTTCTTCCACAGAGACAAAGCAAGGCGGTTTGCTGATGACCGCGCTGATCAACCAGACAAGGATGCCTCTGGGTGATGACCTGCCTACTTACGTATACATCCAAAGAGCACGTATCCATGCCCTAATTTTATTAGGAGGTCTCATTCTACCGGATACCACGGGGTGTAAGGTGCcatttatgtggttgaatgGGCTTGGGGATCCGGAAGAGGTGAAGAATATAAGTTGGGGAAGCGCGGCATTGGCCTACCTTTATCATTATCTATGCGAGGCTTCCATGGATAAGAGAAAAGAGTTGGGCGGCCCTATGATCCTCCTGCAgctatgggcgtgggaaagaatgcccacattgaggCCTGCGTTCATAGGACCAAAGGTGCACGAGCCATATACACCATGTGGCGCCAG GTGGAGAGGAACAACGCAGATAGGAAATGCTCCAAGACACTCGGTTGAGCATTACCGTGACCAAAGTCTTCAATTCATTCCAAAGTCTTCAATCCATTCCAAAGTCTTCAATTTCTAA
- the LOC121807695 gene encoding probable alkaline/neutral invertase D, with translation MDGGKDNVDGTGGGMLDGWKRSGLSNVNSHCSLAEMDGYDMSKLRTKSKLNSERQRSYDERSLSELTSGLSKCLEGYEYAYSPGRASAYSPGSCEWNSFEPHPIFVDAWEALRRCLVNFRGQPVGTIAACDHASEEVLNYDQVFVRDFVPSAMAFLMNGEPDIVKNFLLKTLQLQGWEKKVDRFKLGEGAMPASFKVLHDPVRKTDTIAADFGESAIGRVAPVDSGFWWIILLRAYTKSTGDLSLAETPDCQRGMKLILTLCLSEGFDTFPTLLCADGCSMIDRRMGIYGYPIEIQALFFMALRSALVMLKHDDEGRDFIERIVRRLHALSFHMRSYFWLDFQQLNDIYRYKTEEYSHTAVNKFNVIPDSIPDWLFDFMPGRGGYFVGNVSPARMDFRWFALGNCVAILSSLATPDQASAIMDLLEARWDELVGEMPIKICYPALDGHEWRIVTGCDPKNTRWSYHNGGSWPVLLWLLTAACIKIGRPQIARRAIDIAESRLLKDSWPEYYDGKLGRYIGKQARKYQTWSIAGYLVAKMMLEDPSTLGMISLEEDKLMKPIIRRSSSWTC, from the exons ATGGATGGCGGTAAGGATAATGTGGATGGTACGGGGGGAGGAATGCTCGATGGTTGGAAACGGAGTGGTCTTAGCAACGTCAACTCCCATTGCTCGCTTGCTGAAATGGATGGTTATGACATGTCCAAGTTAAGAACTAAGTCCAAGTTGAATTCTGAGAGACAGAGATCATATGATGAGAGGTCACTTAGTGAGTTAACAAGTGGTTTGAGCAAATGTTTGGAAGGTTATGAGTACGCGTATTCACCTGGACGAGCATCAGCATATAGCCCGGGTTCATGTGAATGGAACTCCTTCGAGCCACATCCAATTTTTGTAGACGCGTGGGAAGCTCTAAGGCGATGTTTGGTGAACTTCAGAGGCCAACCAGTTGGCACAATTGCAGCTTGTGATCATGCTTCCGAAGAGGTCTTGAACTATGATCAG GTTTTTGTTCGTGATTTTGTGCCAAGTGCAATGGCATTTTTGATGAATGGGGAGCCGGATATTGTGAAAAACTTCTTGTTAAAGACACTGCAGCTTCAAGGGTGGGAGAAAAAGGTAGATAGGTTCAAACTCGGTGAGGGTGCTATGCCGGCTAGTTTCAAAGTTCTTCATGATCCGGTTAGGAAGACGGACACAATAGCAGCTGACTTTGGAGAGAGTGCCATTGGGAGAGTGGCGCCCGTTGACTCTGGTTTCTGGTGGATTATCCTTCTCCGGGCTTATACAAAATCCACGGGAGATCTGTCTCTAGCTGAGACGCCTGACTGCCAAAGGGGGATGAAGCTTATTCTTACATTGTGCCTCTCAGAGGGATTTGATACGTTCCCGACTTTACTCTGTGCTGACGGCTGCTCTATGATCGATCGTAGAATG GGTATATACGGCTACCCTATTGAGATCCAAGCACTGTTTTTCATGGCACTGAGATCTGCTTTGGTGATGCTCAAACACGACGACGAAGGGCGGGATTTCATCGAGAGGATAGTGAGGCGTCTGCACGCCCTGAGCTTCCACATGAGGAGCTACTTCTGGCTGGATTTTCAGCAGCTGAACGACATATACCGGTACAAGACAGAGGAGTACTCTCACACTGCTGTGAACAAGTTCAACGTGATCCCGGATTCAATCCCAGATTGGCTGTTTGATTTCATGCCGGGGAGAGGTGGATACTTCGTTGGCAATGTCAGCCCAGCGAGGATGGACTTTAGATGGTTTGCCTTGGGTAATTGTGTCGCCATCTTGTCGTCTCTAGCCACACCTGACCAAGCTTCTGCCATCATGGACCTCCTCGAAGCTAGGTGGGACGAGCTGGTCGGAGAAATGCCTATCAAGATATGCTACCCTGCACTTGACGGCCATGAATGGCGGATTGTCACCGGCTGTGACCCCAAGAACACTAGATGGAGTTACCATAATGGAGGTTCTTGGCCAG TTCTCTTATGGTTGCTAACAGCGGCATGCATCAAAATCGGACGCCCACAAATAGCAAGACGGGCGATTGACATAGCCGAGAGTCGCCTGCTCAAGGATAGCTGGCCTGAGTACTACGATGGGAAACTAGGAAGATACATAGGCAAGCAAGCTAGGAAATACCAAACATGGTCCATAGCTGGATACCTTGTGGCCAAAATGATGTTAGAGGATCCTTCTACGTTAGGGATGATATCACTCGAAGAGGATAAACTAATGAAGCCCATTATTCGAAGGTCCTCATCATGGACCTGTTGA